A region of Ochrobactrum quorumnocens DNA encodes the following proteins:
- a CDS encoding TonB-dependent receptor domain-containing protein: MHILQLSAYLASTILVAVPLDAIAQTNLNAQDGVVLDMIVVTPLRRATSLQRSTSSVTVIDKAEIERSASPDLQSLLQYYPGISITANGGQGSSSNLYIRGMSSKQTVVLVNGVRTASATTGATALSNIPLSSIDRIEIAKGAHSSQYGADAMGGVINIITKQGGACGERSFCGSVTTGVTHPWGGYVSGSLQGRSKDGIDYAFGAAVTGTQGYNFTTPEAFGYEPDRDGFLQGSFNFALSKDFDWGKIYADGLLSRGRNQYDAKAPSANEAYTTAFSGKLGARVDHSSDWSSTIEFSSGLDHSRNFRKGVSGSDRFETKRYGVFASTEKQFDTGNVSHVVTGGVEAYREEVDATTAYAETSRNLAAVFGQYSLEYDALRFDGGVRYDYNEQFGDVVTYNLGGSYEILPDLVLRSSFGTGFRAPTFNELYYPGFANADLQPEKSRSYEIGLNWQASANTSLDMAFYQTWLRDAILSTAPSYLPYNIARAQVTGFDATLTHRFNDSWGFKGSIDLKRPLDEDTDNDLAYRERVKATAEVNFKPIEKLDLTARMRYGGSRYTSAANTNKLDPYVTADFIALYEIDKQSQLKLSVENIFDKDYQTTSGYNAPGRSFNVGLTRNF; the protein is encoded by the coding sequence ATGCATATTCTCCAATTATCTGCATATCTCGCATCGACCATTCTGGTGGCGGTGCCGTTGGATGCTATCGCACAGACAAACTTAAATGCACAGGATGGCGTCGTGCTTGACATGATTGTTGTAACGCCGCTGCGCCGCGCGACATCGTTGCAGCGTTCAACGTCTTCCGTCACGGTGATTGATAAGGCCGAGATTGAGCGCTCTGCTTCACCGGATCTCCAATCGCTGCTGCAATATTATCCGGGCATTTCGATCACCGCAAATGGCGGACAGGGATCGTCTTCCAATCTCTATATTCGGGGCATGTCATCGAAACAGACAGTCGTTCTGGTGAATGGCGTGCGAACAGCTTCGGCGACCACCGGGGCGACTGCGCTTTCCAATATTCCGTTGAGCTCAATTGATCGTATCGAGATCGCCAAAGGCGCGCATTCCTCGCAATACGGTGCCGATGCGATGGGCGGCGTCATCAACATTATCACCAAGCAGGGCGGAGCGTGTGGCGAGCGCTCTTTCTGCGGAAGCGTGACAACAGGTGTAACGCACCCATGGGGCGGTTATGTATCCGGCTCTCTGCAAGGGCGCAGCAAAGATGGTATCGATTATGCCTTTGGTGCGGCAGTGACCGGCACGCAGGGCTATAATTTCACGACTCCCGAAGCTTTTGGTTATGAGCCTGATCGCGATGGTTTCCTGCAGGGATCGTTCAACTTCGCGCTGTCGAAGGATTTTGACTGGGGCAAGATTTATGCCGATGGTCTTCTGAGCCGAGGACGCAATCAATATGATGCAAAAGCGCCGTCGGCCAACGAAGCTTACACAACCGCCTTTAGCGGCAAGCTTGGCGCGCGGGTCGATCACAGTTCAGACTGGTCCTCGACGATTGAATTCAGCTCAGGCCTCGATCACAGTAGGAATTTCCGCAAGGGCGTCAGTGGCTCAGACCGCTTTGAAACAAAACGCTATGGGGTATTTGCCTCCACAGAAAAGCAGTTCGATACCGGTAATGTCTCGCATGTGGTGACGGGTGGTGTTGAGGCTTATCGCGAAGAGGTGGATGCAACGACTGCTTATGCCGAGACAAGCCGCAATCTGGCAGCGGTGTTCGGCCAATATTCGCTTGAATATGATGCGCTGCGTTTTGATGGCGGCGTGCGCTATGACTACAATGAGCAGTTTGGCGACGTTGTGACGTATAATCTCGGTGGGAGTTACGAAATCCTGCCTGATCTCGTGTTGCGTTCGTCGTTTGGAACGGGCTTCCGTGCTCCTACCTTCAATGAGCTTTATTATCCCGGCTTTGCCAATGCCGATTTGCAACCGGAAAAATCGCGCTCCTACGAGATTGGCCTCAACTGGCAGGCCAGCGCCAACACAAGCCTTGATATGGCTTTTTATCAAACATGGCTGCGCGATGCGATCTTAAGCACAGCACCTTCCTATCTGCCCTATAATATTGCGCGGGCGCAGGTTACGGGTTTTGACGCGACACTTACCCATCGCTTTAATGATAGCTGGGGCTTTAAAGGCTCCATCGATCTGAAACGTCCGTTAGATGAAGATACCGATAATGATCTGGCCTATCGCGAACGGGTGAAAGCGACGGCGGAGGTGAACTTCAAGCCGATTGAGAAGCTCGATCTGACCGCAAGGATGCGTTACGGCGGCTCGCGCTATACCAGTGCTGCGAATACCAACAAGCTTGATCCTTATGTGACGGCTGACTTCATCGCGTTGTATGAAATCGACAAACAATCTCAGCTCAAACTCTCTGTGGAGAATATTTTCGACAAGGATTACCAGACCACCTCTGGCTATAATGCGCCGGGGCGCAGCTTCAATGTCGGGCTGACGCGGAATTTCTGA
- a CDS encoding Gfo/Idh/MocA family protein: MTVVTGLIGSGFMGKTHALALANVNRIFDLPLTVELHTLADVDDNIANRAARQLGFAHSTGNWHNLIAHPAINMVDITTPNRFHKEMALAAIQAGKHVYCEKPLAPTAAECLEMTLAAERKGVKTAVGFNYLKNPMIKLAKDIIDSGEIGEIRNFRGIHAEDFMADHRIPWSWRLDPAGGGGALADIGSHIIAAARYLVGPITDVMGKSVTAIAERADQANPSQMKAVEVDDICHAFVSFENGATGTLEANWVASGRKMQHDFEISGSKGSIYFSQERFNELDLFLFSDKKDRQGFRKIFAGPDHEPYGAFCVAGGHQIGFNDLKTIEVRDFLLSIAGQNTGHADFREGYEVQKTIEGIYASSLERQWKTV, encoded by the coding sequence ATGACTGTTGTAACGGGTCTGATCGGATCGGGCTTCATGGGAAAGACCCATGCTCTTGCCCTGGCGAATGTAAACCGGATTTTCGACCTTCCCTTAACAGTTGAACTGCACACGTTGGCCGATGTTGATGACAACATAGCCAACCGTGCTGCCCGTCAACTCGGCTTTGCGCATTCGACAGGAAACTGGCACAACCTGATCGCCCACCCGGCCATCAATATGGTCGACATCACCACACCAAACCGCTTTCACAAGGAAATGGCGCTCGCGGCAATTCAAGCTGGTAAGCATGTCTATTGCGAAAAACCTCTCGCGCCCACAGCCGCAGAATGTCTTGAAATGACATTGGCCGCAGAGCGCAAAGGCGTCAAAACCGCTGTCGGCTTCAACTATCTCAAGAACCCAATGATCAAGCTTGCGAAAGACATCATCGACAGTGGTGAAATCGGAGAAATCAGAAATTTCCGCGGCATCCACGCCGAAGACTTCATGGCAGATCACCGCATTCCATGGTCCTGGCGGCTTGATCCGGCAGGTGGTGGCGGCGCACTTGCGGATATAGGCAGTCATATCATTGCAGCCGCGCGCTATCTTGTCGGGCCCATTACCGATGTGATGGGCAAAAGCGTTACCGCGATCGCTGAACGCGCCGACCAAGCCAATCCTTCACAAATGAAAGCGGTGGAAGTCGATGACATCTGCCATGCCTTCGTGTCTTTCGAAAACGGCGCGACGGGCACGCTCGAAGCCAATTGGGTGGCGAGTGGCCGCAAAATGCAGCACGACTTCGAAATATCAGGTTCCAAAGGCTCTATCTACTTCTCGCAGGAACGCTTCAACGAGCTCGATCTGTTTCTTTTCTCAGACAAAAAGGACCGACAGGGTTTCCGCAAGATTTTCGCCGGACCCGATCATGAACCCTATGGCGCTTTCTGCGTGGCTGGCGGACACCAGATTGGCTTCAATGATCTAAAGACAATTGAAGTGCGCGACTTTCTGTTGAGCATCGCGGGTCAGAATACCGGCCATGCGGATTTTCGCGAAGGTTATGAGGTGCAAAAAACCATCGAAGGCATCTATGCTTCCAGCCTCGAACGGCAGTGGAAGACGGTATGA
- a CDS encoding ABC transporter ATP-binding protein yields the protein MSVLSIDNLDVSLGRKPVLEAVGFEAGEGELIGLIGPNGAGKTTLLRAILRLTSSTGNILLDGSDLRRMQVADRAKIIAYLPQERDVAWPVTVKTLVSLGRSALKPAFAGFDHTDETVVETAMKRMGVAELASRPANELSGGERARVLIARVLAQDTSIILADEPVAGLDPAHQLELMELFAGLAQENRTVIASLHDLGLAAKYCTRLIVLDDGRLIADGTPEDVLTPALLRDVYGIDAQLMKIDGEFILHTRKRLR from the coding sequence ATGAGCGTTCTCTCCATCGACAATCTTGATGTGTCGCTTGGGCGCAAGCCTGTGCTTGAAGCCGTTGGGTTTGAAGCAGGTGAGGGCGAGCTAATTGGTCTTATCGGTCCGAATGGTGCAGGGAAGACCACGCTTTTACGTGCGATTCTGAGGCTGACGTCATCAACAGGTAACATTCTGCTTGATGGCTCTGACCTCAGACGAATGCAGGTGGCTGATCGCGCCAAAATCATTGCTTATCTGCCGCAGGAGCGTGATGTTGCCTGGCCGGTCACAGTCAAAACGCTGGTGTCGCTTGGGCGCTCGGCGCTGAAACCGGCCTTTGCCGGGTTTGACCACACTGATGAAACCGTTGTTGAAACCGCAATGAAACGCATGGGTGTGGCTGAGCTTGCCTCTCGTCCTGCCAACGAGTTGTCGGGCGGGGAAAGAGCGCGGGTCTTGATTGCGCGTGTGCTGGCACAGGATACATCGATCATTCTGGCCGACGAGCCAGTAGCGGGCCTCGATCCGGCACATCAACTTGAACTGATGGAATTGTTTGCCGGACTTGCTCAAGAGAATAGAACGGTGATTGCCTCACTTCACGATCTTGGTTTGGCCGCGAAATATTGCACCCGGCTGATTGTGCTTGATGATGGCAGGCTGATTGCGGATGGCACGCCGGAGGATGTGCTCACACCGGCGCTTCTTAGAGATGTCTATGGAATTGACGCGCAACTGATGAAGATCGACGGCGAATTCATCCTACATACGCGCAAACGTCTCCGGTAG
- a CDS encoding FecCD family ABC transporter permease yields the protein MTESSRFYLLLFVLGMLVLVLFALSLLVGPASISIGDSVQALFAGQGDVIVLVMREIRLPRALLALLIGASLGLSGAALQGYLRNPLAEPGLLGVSSSASLGAVIAIYTGLSQVFPLALPLLALVGAFASVFLVKALAGRHAGTLAVILAGVAVTSLAGAMTALALNLSPNPFAAMEIVFWMLGSLADRSMTHVWLAAPFILIGWVMLFSLGRALDSLTLGSDAAASMGVNLSRVQVLAVVGTAAAVGASTAVAGAIGFVGLVVPHILRPLVGARPSRLLVASAFGGAALLLAADVLVRIIMPGRELKLGVLTAIIGAPFFLWLVFKYRRRLV from the coding sequence GTGACTGAATCAAGTCGCTTTTATCTTCTGCTGTTTGTACTTGGCATGTTGGTGCTGGTGTTGTTCGCGCTTTCGCTGTTGGTTGGACCGGCATCGATCAGCATTGGTGATAGTGTTCAGGCGCTATTTGCCGGGCAGGGCGATGTCATCGTGTTGGTTATGCGCGAAATCCGTCTGCCACGTGCTTTGCTCGCTCTTCTGATTGGCGCTTCGCTCGGCCTTTCAGGAGCGGCTCTTCAGGGTTATCTGCGTAATCCGTTGGCGGAACCGGGGCTTCTTGGCGTGAGTTCTTCGGCGTCGCTTGGTGCGGTGATTGCAATTTATACAGGACTGTCACAGGTTTTCCCGCTGGCGCTGCCTTTGCTGGCATTAGTTGGTGCTTTTGCATCGGTCTTTCTTGTGAAAGCGCTTGCCGGACGCCATGCGGGAACACTTGCCGTCATTCTTGCTGGCGTTGCCGTGACCAGCCTTGCGGGTGCGATGACAGCTTTGGCGCTCAACCTTTCACCCAATCCTTTTGCCGCGATGGAGATTGTATTCTGGATGCTCGGCTCACTTGCTGATCGATCCATGACCCATGTTTGGCTTGCTGCCCCCTTCATTCTGATTGGCTGGGTGATGTTGTTCTCGTTGGGCCGTGCGCTCGATAGTCTCACATTGGGTTCGGATGCTGCCGCAAGCATGGGCGTCAATCTTTCCCGCGTTCAGGTCTTGGCTGTGGTTGGAACCGCCGCTGCAGTTGGAGCATCAACGGCGGTCGCAGGTGCTATCGGTTTCGTTGGGCTAGTGGTGCCGCATATTCTGCGCCCGTTGGTCGGTGCTCGACCGTCGCGCCTGCTTGTTGCGAGTGCCTTTGGCGGTGCCGCATTGCTGCTCGCAGCCGACGTGCTGGTGAGGATCATCATGCCAGGACGCGAATTGAAACTTGGTGTGCTGACGGCCATTATCGGCGCTCCCTTCTTCCTTTGGCTGGTCTTCAAATATCGGAGGCGGCTGGTATGA
- a CDS encoding sugar ABC transporter substrate-binding protein, producing the protein MKSLLKSAVAGVALMAASFAAQAQDVSIVVVSHGQASDPFWSVVKNGVAEAAKDTGAKVDYRAPETFDMVQMAQLIDAAINQNPQGIVVSIPDADALGPSIERAVAAGIPVISMNSGSDASKKLGALLHVGQDEYDAGKVAGEALKKAGGKKGICVNQEVGNVSLDQRCAGFKEGFGDVTVLPTSADPTENESKVRAALASDTAVDTILTLNATLAGEPAVKAASESGREGIHVATFDMSAGFLEAVESGKADFAIDQQQFLQGYLPVAFLALNAKYGLMPGGNVPSGPNLITKDKAKQVVELSAKGIR; encoded by the coding sequence ATGAAATCTCTTTTAAAGTCGGCAGTTGCTGGTGTTGCACTGATGGCTGCGTCTTTCGCAGCGCAAGCACAGGATGTCAGCATTGTGGTCGTAAGCCACGGTCAGGCATCTGATCCATTTTGGTCGGTTGTAAAAAATGGTGTTGCTGAAGCTGCGAAAGATACAGGCGCAAAGGTGGATTATCGCGCGCCTGAAACCTTCGACATGGTGCAGATGGCGCAGCTGATCGATGCTGCAATCAATCAGAATCCGCAGGGCATTGTTGTTTCGATCCCTGACGCGGATGCGCTTGGGCCGTCGATTGAACGTGCGGTTGCCGCAGGTATTCCGGTCATTTCGATGAATTCTGGGTCTGACGCGTCCAAGAAACTCGGCGCGTTGCTGCACGTGGGTCAGGATGAGTACGATGCTGGTAAGGTTGCCGGTGAAGCACTGAAAAAGGCTGGCGGCAAGAAGGGCATTTGCGTCAATCAGGAAGTCGGCAACGTCTCGCTCGATCAGCGTTGTGCAGGTTTCAAAGAAGGTTTTGGCGATGTGACCGTCCTGCCAACCTCGGCTGATCCGACTGAAAACGAATCCAAGGTCCGTGCAGCACTCGCATCCGATACGGCTGTTGATACGATCTTGACCCTCAACGCGACACTTGCTGGTGAACCGGCGGTGAAGGCAGCTTCGGAAAGCGGACGCGAAGGTATTCACGTCGCGACTTTCGATATGTCGGCTGGTTTCCTTGAAGCGGTTGAAAGCGGCAAAGCGGATTTCGCTATCGATCAGCAACAGTTCCTGCAGGGATATCTTCCGGTCGCATTCCTTGCACTCAATGCAAAATATGGCCTGATGCCAGGTGGCAACGTGCCTTCTGGTCCGAACCTGATCACTAAGGACAAGGCCAAGCAGGTCGTTGAGCTGTCTGCCAAGGGCATCCGCTAA
- a CDS encoding ATP-binding cassette domain-containing protein has protein sequence MTTPIIEVRNLVKHFGPVIALNGVSLSVEPGQVHCLLGDNGAGKSTLIKTLSGVHKPTSGEFFVEGKQVTFNSPRDALDHGIATVYQDLAMIPLMSVMRNFFLGREPTKGIGPLRWFDAQFAEDVTREEMKKIGIDVRDPQQAVGTLSGGERQCVAIARAVYFGAKVLILDEPTSALGVRQTAMVLKYINLVRERGLGVIFITHNVRHAHAVGDKFTVLNRGATLGTRTRSDVDMDELQSLMAGGQELADLSSALGGRV, from the coding sequence ATGACAACCCCGATCATTGAAGTTCGTAATCTTGTCAAACATTTCGGCCCGGTTATTGCATTGAATGGTGTATCGCTCAGCGTCGAACCGGGGCAGGTGCATTGTCTGCTTGGTGATAACGGCGCGGGCAAATCGACACTGATCAAGACGCTTTCAGGAGTTCATAAACCCACCAGCGGCGAGTTCTTCGTTGAAGGCAAACAGGTGACTTTCAACAGTCCCCGTGATGCGCTCGATCATGGTATTGCAACGGTCTATCAGGATCTTGCCATGATCCCACTGATGTCGGTAATGCGGAATTTCTTTCTCGGTCGCGAACCGACCAAGGGTATTGGGCCGCTTCGCTGGTTCGACGCACAGTTCGCAGAAGATGTTACACGCGAAGAGATGAAGAAGATCGGCATCGATGTGCGCGATCCGCAGCAAGCGGTAGGAACGCTTTCAGGCGGTGAGCGGCAATGTGTGGCGATTGCGCGTGCGGTTTATTTTGGCGCTAAGGTGCTGATTCTCGATGAGCCGACTTCCGCTCTTGGTGTGCGCCAGACTGCTATGGTGCTGAAATATATCAATCTCGTTCGCGAACGTGGGCTCGGCGTCATCTTCATCACCCATAATGTGCGTCATGCTCATGCTGTCGGTGACAAGTTCACAGTGCTCAATCGCGGCGCTACGCTTGGAACACGCACCAGAAGCGATGTTGATATGGATGAGTTGCAAAGTTTGATGGCGGGCGGTCAGGAACTGGCCGATCTGTCGTCTGCACTTGGTGGACGTGTTTAA
- a CDS encoding ABC transporter permease — translation MSEPTSSEQPAQAATNDPAITAAQHDERLKNASPLQRMLSRPELGAVSGLVLITIFFLSTANPAMFTAAGIMNFMAPASQLGILAVAAALLMIGGEFDLSIGSMIAFAGLIFAAALVVLQVPLVIAIILTLVFAALIGAINAQIVLKTGLPSFIVTLAFLFILRGLSLVGLKWATGGATQLRGVKEAVGTSYLAGLFSGDAFQGLFAWLAEKDLIAKFPNGQPSVKGVPVEVLWFIGIALLATYVLVRTRFGNWIFASGGDALAARNSGVPVRRVKTILFMCTAMAAALVAILTVLDAGSTDARRGFQKEFEAIIAAVIGGCLLTGGYGSAIGAFFGSIIFGMVLIGLTYTTIDQDWYLVFLGGMLLIAVLFNNFIRKRATGER, via the coding sequence ATGAGTGAGCCAACTTCATCAGAGCAGCCCGCTCAGGCAGCCACAAATGACCCGGCAATCACTGCTGCACAGCATGACGAACGGCTGAAGAATGCCAGTCCGCTGCAGCGAATGTTGAGCCGGCCTGAATTGGGTGCTGTGTCCGGGCTTGTGCTCATCACGATCTTCTTCCTATCGACAGCCAATCCAGCGATGTTTACGGCAGCAGGTATCATGAATTTCATGGCACCTGCTTCACAGCTCGGCATTCTGGCCGTCGCCGCGGCACTTCTCATGATCGGCGGCGAGTTCGATCTTTCCATAGGATCGATGATTGCTTTCGCGGGCCTGATATTTGCGGCAGCACTTGTTGTCTTGCAGGTGCCACTTGTGATCGCGATCATCCTGACGCTAGTATTTGCGGCTCTTATCGGAGCTATCAATGCGCAGATCGTTCTCAAAACCGGACTGCCGTCCTTCATCGTAACGCTGGCATTTCTCTTTATTCTGCGCGGCCTTTCACTGGTCGGCCTCAAATGGGCGACGGGCGGCGCAACACAGTTGCGCGGTGTGAAAGAAGCAGTCGGCACCAGCTATCTCGCCGGATTGTTTTCGGGCGATGCTTTTCAGGGCCTGTTCGCATGGCTTGCCGAGAAAGACCTGATTGCTAAATTCCCCAATGGGCAACCATCTGTCAAAGGCGTGCCTGTCGAAGTGCTCTGGTTTATTGGCATCGCACTTCTAGCCACTTACGTTCTGGTGCGAACCCGCTTTGGTAACTGGATTTTTGCATCGGGCGGTGACGCATTGGCTGCGCGTAATTCCGGTGTGCCGGTCCGCCGCGTGAAGACCATCCTTTTCATGTGTACTGCGATGGCTGCTGCACTGGTCGCAATCCTCACCGTGCTGGACGCAGGATCAACGGATGCACGGCGTGGTTTTCAGAAAGAATTCGAGGCGATCATTGCTGCGGTTATCGGTGGCTGTCTGCTGACCGGTGGGTACGGCTCCGCCATTGGCGCGTTCTTTGGCTCGATCATCTTTGGCATGGTGTTGATCGGCCTGACTTACACGACCATTGATCAGGACTGGTATCTGGTATTCCTCGGCGGAATGCTGCTGATTGCCGTTCTCTTCAACAACTTCATCCGTAAGCGCGCCACAGGCGAGCGGTAG
- a CDS encoding SDR family oxidoreductase has translation MSGQLTGKVAVITGGTQGLGAATARLFAERGAKGIVICGRSTEKGKAQSDALETLGAKAVFVQADLEKVEDCRKVIAAADRSFGSIDILVNAAGLTDRGDILDTTPELFDRLFAVNTRAPFFLIQEAIKLFRRDKVEGAIVNISSMSSMGGQPFIAAYCASKGALDTLTRNVAYSVLRNRIRVNSLNIGWMASDGEDRIQREFHGAPANWLDDAVKAQPFGRLIDPAEVARAIAFLASEESGLMTGAIVNFDQSIWGAYDSSPHPQTPL, from the coding sequence ATGAGCGGACAATTGACCGGCAAGGTTGCTGTCATCACCGGCGGCACTCAGGGACTTGGTGCGGCCACGGCGCGACTTTTCGCGGAAAGGGGTGCAAAGGGCATCGTGATCTGCGGGCGTTCAACCGAGAAGGGCAAGGCGCAGTCTGATGCTCTGGAAACGCTGGGTGCGAAGGCCGTCTTTGTTCAGGCTGATCTTGAGAAGGTTGAGGATTGCCGCAAAGTAATTGCCGCAGCCGATCGGTCGTTTGGCAGTATCGATATTCTTGTCAATGCGGCCGGGCTGACGGATCGCGGTGATATACTCGATACCACTCCTGAATTGTTTGATCGACTTTTTGCTGTCAACACGCGTGCGCCGTTCTTCCTTATTCAGGAGGCAATCAAGCTCTTCCGTCGGGACAAGGTTGAAGGCGCGATTGTCAATATATCCTCTATGTCTTCCATGGGCGGACAGCCGTTCATTGCGGCCTACTGCGCTTCCAAAGGTGCGCTAGATACTTTGACCCGCAATGTCGCTTATTCGGTATTGCGCAACCGTATCCGCGTCAACAGTCTCAATATCGGCTGGATGGCGTCGGATGGCGAAGATCGTATCCAGCGTGAGTTTCATGGCGCACCCGCCAATTGGCTTGATGACGCGGTTAAGGCCCAGCCGTTTGGTCGTTTGATCGACCCCGCGGAAGTTGCCCGCGCGATTGCGTTCCTGGCATCTGAAGAGTCTGGATTGATGACTGGCGCTATCGTCAACTTCGATCAGTCGATCTGGGGCGCATACGATTCGTCACCGCACCCTCAAACGCCGCTTTGA
- a CDS encoding ABC transporter permease yields the protein MRISNIFQLGVKELRGLARDPMLLLLIVYAFTLAIYTAAKAMPENLNNAAIAIVDEDQSPVSGRITTAFYPPYFVPPKLISSHEMDKRMDAGLDTFALDIPPNFQRDLLAGRSPTIQLNVDATRMSQAFTGGGYVQSIVSSEVTEFLNRYREDTQTPVGLNLRARFNQDLNKGWFGAITNVISSVTMLSIILTGAALIREREHGTIEHLLVMPVTPLEIMVSKVWSMGMVVLVATAFSLIVVVQGILAVPINGSLTLFLAGAALQLFATTSLGIFLATIAGSMPQFGLLLMLVLLPLQVLSGGTTPRESMPEIIQNIMLAAPNTHFVMLAQSVLFRGAGLSVVWPQLLAMIVIGSVLFFFALRRFRDFLR from the coding sequence ATGCGGATTTCCAATATTTTCCAGCTTGGTGTGAAGGAACTGCGCGGATTAGCGCGTGATCCGATGCTTCTGCTTCTCATCGTCTATGCCTTCACGCTCGCAATCTATACGGCGGCGAAGGCTATGCCTGAAAACCTCAACAATGCGGCTATCGCCATTGTCGATGAGGATCAGTCGCCGGTTTCGGGTCGGATCACGACCGCGTTTTATCCGCCATATTTCGTGCCGCCAAAACTTATCTCGTCTCACGAGATGGATAAGCGCATGGATGCTGGTCTTGACACATTCGCACTCGATATTCCGCCGAACTTCCAGCGTGATCTGCTCGCTGGACGTTCGCCAACAATCCAGCTGAACGTCGATGCAACGCGCATGAGCCAGGCCTTTACGGGCGGTGGATATGTGCAGTCGATTGTGTCAAGCGAAGTGACAGAGTTTCTCAATCGCTATCGCGAAGACACGCAAACGCCCGTTGGCCTCAATTTGCGTGCGAGGTTCAATCAGGACTTGAACAAGGGCTGGTTTGGCGCGATCACCAACGTGATCTCGTCGGTAACGATGCTCTCAATTATTCTGACGGGTGCAGCCCTTATCCGTGAGCGCGAGCATGGCACCATCGAGCATCTGTTGGTGATGCCGGTAACGCCGCTTGAGATCATGGTCTCCAAGGTATGGTCGATGGGGATGGTGGTGTTGGTCGCTACGGCCTTTTCGCTGATCGTGGTGGTTCAGGGTATCTTGGCGGTGCCGATCAACGGTTCACTGACGCTGTTTCTGGCAGGGGCTGCATTGCAGCTTTTTGCGACCACCAGTCTTGGTATTTTTCTCGCAACGATTGCCGGTTCCATGCCGCAGTTCGGCCTTTTGTTGATGTTGGTTCTGCTGCCGCTGCAAGTGCTATCGGGTGGCACAACACCGCGCGAGAGCATGCCAGAAATCATCCAGAACATTATGTTGGCAGCACCCAATACGCATTTTGTGATGCTGGCACAATCGGTGCTGTTTCGTGGTGCAGGGCTCAGTGTTGTGTGGCCGCAATTGCTGGCAATGATTGTAATTGGCAGTGTACTTTTCTTCTTTGCGCTGCGTCGCTTCCGCGATTTCTTGAGATAG
- a CDS encoding ABC transporter substrate-binding protein — protein sequence MKLQQGLWKIRLCLAACLFLAVFHSAQAQEIPKRVVSINVCTDQLALLLADRTQLQSVSYLSRDPLLSVMIEKAKQLPINHGQAEEVFLMKPDLVLAGTFSSRATVGLLRELGVRVEEFAPARSFEDIRAHMKRMGELLGRKEEADQQIAAMDAALSVIKRPEHKRTVALYYANSYTSGRGTLIDEAIRLAGLDNIADKAGVRGSAMLPLEMLIMEKPDILVRGSRGRPPALAFENFEHPALRALEGYTRTVALNDNLTVCGGPFSVEAVAKLAEAARD from the coding sequence ATGAAACTGCAGCAAGGATTATGGAAAATCAGGCTTTGCCTTGCGGCATGCCTGTTTCTCGCTGTGTTTCATTCAGCGCAAGCGCAGGAAATCCCTAAGCGGGTGGTATCGATCAATGTCTGTACCGATCAGCTGGCGTTGCTGCTGGCTGATCGCACGCAGTTGCAGTCGGTTTCATACTTGTCGCGAGACCCGCTTTTGTCGGTGATGATCGAGAAGGCAAAGCAGCTTCCGATTAATCATGGACAGGCGGAAGAGGTCTTTCTCATGAAGCCTGATCTGGTGCTGGCAGGCACGTTCTCTTCGCGGGCTACAGTTGGACTGCTGCGTGAACTCGGCGTGCGGGTTGAGGAGTTTGCGCCTGCACGTTCCTTTGAAGATATCAGGGCACATATGAAGCGAATGGGTGAATTGTTGGGGCGCAAAGAAGAAGCAGATCAACAAATTGCTGCGATGGACGCGGCACTCTCAGTAATCAAACGGCCCGAACATAAGCGCACCGTCGCGCTTTATTATGCAAACAGCTATACGTCAGGGCGCGGTACGCTGATTGATGAGGCGATCCGTCTGGCCGGACTTGACAATATCGCCGACAAAGCCGGTGTTCGCGGCTCGGCTATGCTGCCGCTCGAAATGCTGATTATGGAAAAGCCTGATATTCTGGTGCGCGGATCACGCGGTCGACCACCAGCTCTGGCTTTCGAGAATTTCGAGCATCCCGCATTGCGCGCGCTGGAAGGATATACACGAACAGTGGCACTCAACGATAATCTGACAGTGTGTGGCGGGCCGTTCAGCGTTGAGGCTGTGGCGAAACTCGCGGAGGCTGCGCGTGACTGA